In a genomic window of Deinococcus aquiradiocola:
- a CDS encoding alpha/beta hydrolase: MPTPSPWPVTVSVPVRTFLWPAATPRANILLTHGFGEYSGRYHRLITALNDAGYSVYTYDHRGHGHSEGPRAVNDVALLVQDHIALRESLRALPLPLFAFGHSLGGLVTAASYLQDPRGVAGVVLSSPALLVGVNEPGWLKAAGRVLARVAPALPLTVLPTGGLSRVAEEVTAYEQDPQMYHGKVPVLTAISMLNVSEGLWAKVPAWTLPTLIVHGDADKLTDVNGSRRFAKEIASTDRTYTEVPGGYHELFNDTVRDEMTSALIGWLNART; encoded by the coding sequence ATGCCCACCCCCAGCCCGTGGCCCGTCACGGTCAGCGTCCCCGTCCGCACCTTCCTGTGGCCCGCCGCCACCCCCCGCGCGAACATCCTGCTCACGCACGGCTTCGGCGAGTACAGCGGCCGCTACCACCGCCTCATCACGGCCCTCAACGACGCCGGGTACAGCGTGTACACCTACGACCACCGCGGCCACGGCCACAGCGAAGGCCCCCGCGCCGTGAACGACGTGGCGCTCCTCGTGCAGGACCACATCGCCCTGCGCGAATCGCTGCGCGCCCTCCCCCTCCCCCTCTTCGCCTTCGGACACAGCCTGGGGGGGCTCGTCACCGCCGCCTCGTACCTGCAGGACCCGCGCGGCGTGGCAGGCGTGGTGCTGTCCAGCCCCGCGCTGCTGGTGGGCGTGAACGAACCCGGCTGGCTGAAAGCCGCAGGCCGCGTCCTGGCCCGCGTGGCCCCCGCCCTGCCGCTCACCGTCCTGCCCACCGGCGGTCTGTCGCGGGTGGCCGAGGAAGTGACCGCCTACGAGCAGGACCCGCAGATGTACCACGGCAAAGTGCCGGTGCTGACCGCCATCAGCATGCTGAACGTCTCGGAAGGGCTGTGGGCGAAGGTGCCCGCCTGGACGCTGCCCACCCTGATCGTGCACGGCGACGCCGACAAACTGACCGACGTGAACGGCTCCCGCCGCTTCGCGAAAGAAATTGCCAGCACCGACCGGACCTACACCGAAGTGCCCGGCGGATACCACGAACTCTTCAACGACACCGTCCGCGACGAGATGACCTCCGCCCTCATCGGGTGGCTGAACGCCCGCACCTGA
- a CDS encoding OsmC family protein, protein MADIARKASAHWSGDLAKGVGTVSTESGTVKDAQYSFKTRFEQGTGTNPEELLAAAHAGCFTMQLSALLASDGHAPQGVDTEATCEMVRSGPGFKVSTMRLKVTGSVEGIDQATFESYVAKAADMCPLSGVMKGNVEIVHEATLL, encoded by the coding sequence ATGGCAGACATCGCACGTAAGGCAAGCGCCCACTGGTCCGGAGACCTGGCCAAAGGCGTCGGCACCGTCAGCACCGAGAGCGGCACCGTCAAGGACGCCCAGTACAGCTTCAAGACCCGCTTCGAGCAGGGGACCGGCACCAACCCCGAGGAGCTTCTCGCGGCGGCGCACGCGGGCTGCTTCACCATGCAGCTCTCCGCGCTGCTCGCCAGCGACGGTCACGCGCCCCAGGGCGTGGACACCGAAGCGACCTGCGAGATGGTCCGTTCCGGCCCCGGCTTCAAGGTCAGCACCATGCGCCTGAAGGTCACCGGCAGCGTCGAGGGCATCGATCAGGCGACCTTCGAGTCGTACGTCGCCAAGGCTGCCGACATGTGCCCCCTGAGCGGCGTTATGAAGGGCAACGTCGAGATCGTCCACGAAGCCACCCTGCTCTGA